The following are from one region of the Paenibacillus sabinae T27 genome:
- a CDS encoding S-layer homology domain-containing protein: MKKSIPALILILLLSTFWQALATASETVWFTNVTASADISTKQATVTGKVASGAGQLVTLKVAEPGGQLFLDSITSGDGGAFTFTWNISAEGKYEVQLGVENSDTPYKTSFSYGQLASAPPSSTPSAKPSAAPSATPSAAPSATASATPSAAPSATPTASPSAAASTGPGTPTSPAPTPSPAVVRVTEDKLTMNDALKEATFTLGTGTEARIPAALLDKLAQDGSGLNLAGADFTLKLSAQTLGELVAAASKSGGEAALSVVKVPPADSVPLLALAKQREFADLKLASDIYEFKAKLISAGGAETPVTAFAHPVTLQLKASGLAAAKLAGLYYLSDAGELEYIGSLSAGNVAIGQTDHFSKYAVLEYRKTFMDVPAGSWAYGAVTEMAAKHIVEGVSLKEFAPARQVTRAEFAALLVRALGLGGGGAAFTDVPAAKWYADEVAAAYQAGIIKGTGPDTFRPEQTISREEMAAMLVRAWSILHTQAKPDAAASPVFNDQAAVSVWARDAVSTAAGLGLMKGRSASAFVPQGTVTRAEAAQAIANIGNAGN, translated from the coding sequence ATGAAGAAGAGCATTCCTGCGCTAATCCTGATTCTGCTCCTGTCTACGTTCTGGCAAGCATTGGCGACTGCTTCCGAAACTGTCTGGTTCACAAATGTTACCGCAAGCGCCGACATATCAACCAAGCAGGCAACGGTAACGGGGAAGGTGGCGTCCGGAGCGGGACAACTGGTGACGCTGAAGGTGGCGGAGCCCGGCGGCCAGCTTTTTCTGGATAGTATAACAAGCGGAGACGGCGGTGCCTTCACGTTTACATGGAATATTTCCGCTGAAGGCAAGTATGAGGTTCAGCTTGGCGTGGAGAACAGCGACACTCCTTACAAGACGAGTTTCAGCTATGGGCAGCTGGCATCGGCGCCGCCTTCATCAACGCCTAGCGCCAAGCCGAGCGCGGCTCCAAGCGCCACTCCCAGCGCTGCTCCAAGCGCGACTGCAAGTGCTACACCGAGTGCGGCCCCAAGCGCCACACCCACCGCGTCTCCAAGCGCTGCGGCATCGACAGGGCCGGGAACGCCGACATCCCCGGCGCCGACTCCCTCTCCGGCCGTCGTGCGGGTGACGGAGGATAAGCTCACGATGAACGACGCCTTGAAAGAGGCGACGTTCACGCTTGGAACAGGCACGGAGGCGCGCATTCCGGCCGCGCTGCTGGATAAGCTGGCGCAGGACGGCAGCGGGCTGAATTTGGCGGGGGCCGATTTTACGCTTAAACTAAGCGCCCAGACGCTCGGCGAACTGGTCGCCGCGGCATCCAAGTCCGGCGGCGAAGCGGCTTTAAGCGTTGTGAAGGTGCCGCCTGCCGACAGCGTGCCCCTGCTTGCGCTTGCGAAGCAGCGCGAATTCGCCGATTTGAAGCTTGCAAGCGATATCTACGAATTTAAAGCGAAGCTGATCTCAGCTGGCGGAGCGGAAACGCCCGTAACCGCATTCGCGCATCCGGTGACGCTTCAGCTCAAGGCAAGCGGGCTTGCCGCCGCCAAGCTGGCCGGTCTCTATTATCTTTCCGATGCGGGGGAGCTTGAGTACATTGGCAGCCTGTCCGCAGGGAATGTGGCAATCGGCCAAACGGATCATTTCAGCAAGTACGCGGTGCTGGAGTACCGCAAAACCTTCATGGATGTTCCCGCTGGAAGCTGGGCCTATGGCGCCGTTACTGAAATGGCGGCAAAGCATATCGTGGAAGGGGTCAGCCTGAAGGAGTTCGCTCCCGCCCGCCAAGTAACGCGCGCGGAATTTGCGGCGCTGCTTGTTCGGGCCCTGGGCCTTGGCGGAGGCGGCGCTGCCTTCACGGATGTTCCCGCAGCCAAGTGGTATGCGGATGAAGTGGCCGCGGCTTATCAGGCCGGAATCATCAAGGGAACCGGCCCGGATACCTTCAGGCCGGAGCAGACCATCAGCCGCGAGGAAATGGCGGCCATGCTCGTTAGAGCCTGGAGCATCCTCCATACGCAGGCCAAACCGGATGCTGCGGCATCCCCGGTCTTTAACGACCAGGCCGCAGTCAGCGTTTGGGCGCGCGATGCCGTGAGCACAGCGGCGGGACTCGGCCTGATGAAAGGCCGAAGCGCTTCGGCGTTCGTCCCGCAGGGGACGGTGACCCGCGCGGAAGCGGCCCAGGCGATCGCGAATATCGGGAATGCCGGAAACTAA
- a CDS encoding ABC transporter substrate-binding protein, translating to MKKRPVFLALSLILLVVPFTGCSVGGSHFAADTKEADTQPQPVILKMFTFGEGLSEQLHDMADKYHTLHPEVTVETELISSEYDSVLKTRLNSGDVPDIFMTQGYWANRTYKDLVVELTGEPFVGQIEDSALKSAEWDGKIYGVPVSIQSYGFIYNKRVFEAAGISSLPSTYAGLEQAAKRIKAIGVTPFANSFKEWWVFKHIATQALAAEEGDYEQTAQDISQGKKIFKDLPLFGRTFDMIDLMMKYGNDQPLATDYGTGIALVAQGKAAMVHNGSWAEGDLLKADPSAELGFFPEPVGDDPSKARLMVDSSVLLRISDTSKHINEAKKFLNYIVTDYIKHYGWHGEVPVVKGGALPSGQLAADTIRYMKLGRTYPWVQGYWPDGFDTQLGALFQEYAAHAKSRNEVLEELTKAWVKLVKAENM from the coding sequence ATGAAGAAGAGACCGGTATTTCTCGCATTAAGCTTGATTCTCTTAGTTGTGCCGTTCACAGGCTGTTCGGTTGGCGGCAGCCATTTTGCTGCGGATACGAAGGAAGCGGATACCCAGCCCCAGCCGGTAATTCTGAAAATGTTCACCTTCGGGGAAGGTCTGTCGGAGCAGCTTCATGATATGGCGGATAAATACCACACGCTGCACCCGGAAGTTACAGTGGAAACCGAGCTGATATCAAGCGAATATGATTCGGTTCTCAAGACCAGGCTGAATTCCGGCGATGTGCCGGATATTTTCATGACTCAGGGTTATTGGGCGAACCGGACGTATAAGGACCTTGTGGTGGAGCTTACCGGGGAGCCTTTTGTAGGCCAGATTGAAGACAGCGCCCTGAAATCCGCCGAATGGGACGGCAAAATCTACGGGGTTCCCGTCAGCATCCAATCGTACGGCTTCATTTACAACAAAAGAGTGTTCGAAGCGGCCGGCATTTCCTCCCTACCCTCGACTTATGCCGGACTGGAGCAGGCGGCCAAACGGATCAAGGCCATAGGCGTGACGCCCTTCGCCAACTCTTTCAAGGAATGGTGGGTGTTCAAGCATATTGCTACCCAGGCGCTTGCTGCCGAAGAAGGGGATTATGAGCAGACGGCGCAGGACATTTCGCAAGGGAAGAAGATCTTCAAGGACCTGCCCTTATTTGGCCGGACCTTCGACATGATTGACCTCATGATGAAGTACGGTAACGATCAGCCGCTTGCGACGGATTATGGTACGGGAATCGCTCTGGTGGCGCAGGGCAAAGCGGCCATGGTCCATAACGGGAGCTGGGCGGAAGGAGATTTGCTGAAGGCGGACCCGTCTGCGGAGCTCGGCTTCTTCCCGGAACCGGTCGGGGACGATCCTTCGAAGGCAAGGCTGATGGTTGACTCCTCCGTGCTCCTCCGCATCAGCGACACCTCCAAGCATATTAATGAAGCAAAAAAATTTCTTAATTACATCGTTACCGATTATATCAAGCATTATGGATGGCACGGCGAGGTCCCTGTCGTGAAGGGCGGAGCATTGCCAAGCGGCCAGCTGGCTGCCGATACGATCCGCTACATGAAGTTGGGCAGGACTTATCCATGGGTTCAAGGCTACTGGCCGGACGGTTTCGATACGCAGCTCGGGGCGCTGTTTCAGGAATATGCAGCCCATGCCAAGTCGAGGAATGAGGTGCTGGAAGAGTTGACGAAAGCCTGGGTCAAGCTGGTGAAGGCGGAGAATATGTAA
- a CDS encoding TIM-barrel domain-containing protein, translating into MQTKNRKRLHRLMASIMAFSLVVPAFGSGSVLARNSEFTRNGSGPMYWISYEHQWTQNTFMPEDRWKANIDWMAENFQPYGYDMVSTDGWIEGATLLNENGYIVSHNNRWMTDPLGAGGETEPVYGVVNGNFNDEETKGWTFTGPAGHGRNDDNGNKSLWTWKDEPHKETVSQNVYLKDTGLYRLSARAKTKNGMFADGVPAYMKIKGYDAADPEAETVTAITYEDWTDYRVELNVTNPSVVLEFSYDSLSKNKFSAGLDLDDVKLEKETDEVDTSNHVVNGDFTQGNTDGWNITGTGGGGFGINENEKGAYKSLYTWNPGADEVQTVSQSIHLPNGLYTVKAKAKTKNDMIKNGATAVFQVDGYNTEVPEAALAKTVSSESWTDYSMTVDVTSGKLDLAFVVDPKGKAGFAGIDVDDVEVKWAGPNDWQGYPSEVYPDGHTWKYWADYIHSKGMKLGIYYDPLWVSPEVLKHPDKYHVTVKNDDGSTEQIPVASLIKTEPYNLGNGKQLNGDRFDGGQGADQALYWLDVNKKGAKEYLQGYIRFLAEQGASFLRVDFLSWYESGYDQGLGQIGTGHDSDTEYAKALQWMDEASAENHMYLSLVMPDLKGHGKYEQQFGDMIRIDEDVFSGGWDHTSGRRQNWTASWSQWANSFQGFTGFSDISGRGSMINDGDFLRLNTYSGQYADNERKTALSLFTMAGSPITIADQYDTIGDNAKFYQNPELIELNKSGLAGKPIYYSDEHYKNNASRDSERWAGQLPDGTWAVALFNRSDESKALSMNFVKELGIADGAYVRDIWEHKDLGYKALFSKTLEPHDAVVLKLIPKTASKSYQAEVASYQGGAIFGNDAAGYQGFGYIAGLEHKGAKLTFAVSVPQDGNYPLNVRYANGNEADGSLAVTVEDIAGSPVDSDTVTFKSLGKSAWDKWSSAEKTISLKKGTNLITLAQTEDSAGSVHIDSISFSSGTGQLINGDFETGNETGWSVDTQGTTIWHGVDTNDAYAGHKQYLYSPDAGGKAVSQQRITSLKNGHYTLSAMVKLMPHTDPTFAGGKAKMIISQPGKDDVTVDITPSLKDGVPSTGKTKWDAGDFQYKEFKVEADITEQEATVKFILEAPKPDTSMQIDNVKFTSEESAAETLSVALYNPSFDEGFAGWSRTNMTHQAITRDGDNAFTQIGGASDYSSDIWQFGNAPADGVYQLTLKTRKTGELGKAQVYVTYSGGTKTLDIPAGAEFTELKLPNIQLAMNEVVKVGVISEGKAGSSLSIDDFLLQKDNDQQYKDVTFVNSLSETDPYQVSADGRAVVLNSQGSAKVKLEFVKADTAKVWMEPTGTFAKKDTFVVDSEQGSVIPSVKDMGDEGYILIQTDALSIRAYKSPFRLAYYDASNTKLLSEQVGGAGFGYDGDTGVYSEMALAQDEHFFGLGMDRDAQSFDRLGKKVVMNNAMTGGYGGNTSDVSSTFFTSTKGYGLYFDNTYENVTFDLGAADAGKYSFSAPNGEMLYYFIAGDTGGSLNSIMKSFSSLTGTAPIPPMWALGYMQSRFGYRSWNEVDGIVDTFRSKDIPLDSMVLDVYWAKKNHYFDMTWNDDPAQDFSSPKANMAELQEKGVNIVTIVDPYIQVTASNFKEGDSKGYFVKDASGKTVIYPAWYGKAGLIDFTNPEAAKWYSSQVKKLHDAGVKGYWIDLNEPEQPTDSLRDQFAAGSAAEITNVYALNEAKAFYDGQRSYTGDRVWTLARSGFTGIQQYGTTVWSGDIDASWVSFSHQLQLGLSAAASGISYFTNDTGGFNGKPSPELYTRWMQAASLMPIFRSHVALGDNPSDPTNIREPWAFGAEAEASVTKAINQRYQLLPYIYSTAKQTADGEASLMKPLVMDYANDSNVYNIQDQWMFGGSIMAAPVNKEGASQRMVYLPSGTWYDWNSEQKFNGGHEITYNADLNTIPMLVKEGAIIPTRAVQDFAEQTPASELTLKVYPLTSGETSSFTLYEDDGSTYAYEKGQSAATEIKASAQADKVSLNIAAINGSYTGKVESRVWASEVKIGAEDKDVYSVKRNGKELTEVGSKEAVQAGHDVWFYDAAAHKLYFRTAEAATSEAQQISASLTGRGAPSIKDVTLDAAMHRAGSAKDVQIVVHTANVTDGTAVKAVLLKNALPYAGVPAASGSITGGTANLTLSLPATLPAGPYQIRVEEGSVSYTLDYTVLKRMEDSFKMEPSFNMNKLEAGKYLDAKVKVTNALSEDKQVLIIAALYDGNGGLKMVNHAYSSSLVKAGQTLQLNAGFQLPASVAGFKVKLMVWEGEDLMNTTMMPLADVVELTP; encoded by the coding sequence ATGCAAACAAAGAATAGAAAGCGATTACATCGGTTGATGGCCTCGATCATGGCGTTCAGCCTGGTCGTTCCGGCTTTCGGCTCGGGTTCCGTCTTGGCGAGAAACAGCGAGTTTACCCGAAATGGCTCGGGGCCGATGTACTGGATTTCGTATGAGCATCAATGGACCCAAAATACGTTCATGCCGGAAGACCGCTGGAAGGCGAACATCGACTGGATGGCGGAAAATTTTCAGCCGTACGGCTACGATATGGTCAGCACGGACGGATGGATTGAAGGAGCCACGCTATTAAATGAGAACGGTTACATTGTCTCGCATAACAATCGGTGGATGACTGATCCGCTGGGGGCGGGCGGTGAAACGGAGCCGGTATACGGTGTGGTTAACGGGAACTTCAACGATGAAGAGACCAAAGGCTGGACCTTTACCGGACCGGCCGGTCACGGGCGGAACGACGATAACGGCAATAAGTCGTTATGGACGTGGAAGGATGAACCCCATAAAGAAACCGTCAGCCAGAATGTGTATCTGAAGGATACGGGCCTGTACCGTTTAAGCGCCAGAGCCAAGACCAAGAACGGCATGTTCGCGGACGGCGTACCGGCCTACATGAAGATCAAGGGCTATGATGCCGCCGATCCGGAAGCAGAAACGGTAACGGCGATTACTTATGAAGATTGGACGGATTACAGAGTCGAGCTGAATGTCACCAACCCAAGTGTGGTTCTGGAATTCTCCTATGACTCTTTGTCCAAAAATAAATTCAGCGCCGGGCTCGACCTCGACGATGTAAAGCTTGAGAAGGAAACGGATGAGGTCGATACTTCGAACCATGTCGTCAACGGCGATTTCACTCAGGGAAATACGGACGGCTGGAATATTACCGGCACGGGCGGCGGCGGATTCGGCATTAATGAAAACGAAAAGGGAGCATACAAATCCCTGTACACCTGGAATCCGGGAGCCGATGAGGTACAAACGGTCTCGCAAAGCATTCATTTGCCGAACGGTCTGTACACGGTAAAAGCCAAAGCCAAGACCAAGAACGATATGATCAAAAATGGAGCGACCGCAGTATTCCAAGTGGACGGATACAACACCGAAGTGCCGGAAGCGGCTCTGGCCAAAACGGTGTCCAGCGAGAGCTGGACCGACTACTCCATGACGGTGGATGTGACGAGCGGCAAGCTGGACCTCGCATTTGTCGTGGACCCTAAAGGCAAGGCCGGCTTCGCGGGAATCGATGTGGACGATGTGGAGGTCAAATGGGCCGGTCCGAATGACTGGCAGGGCTATCCTTCCGAAGTCTACCCGGACGGCCACACCTGGAAGTACTGGGCCGACTACATCCACAGCAAAGGCATGAAGCTTGGGATCTACTATGATCCGCTGTGGGTCAGCCCGGAAGTATTGAAGCACCCGGACAAATACCATGTCACGGTTAAGAATGACGATGGCAGCACCGAGCAGATTCCGGTCGCCAGCCTGATCAAGACGGAGCCGTACAACCTCGGCAACGGCAAGCAGCTGAACGGCGACCGCTTCGACGGCGGACAGGGCGCCGACCAGGCGCTGTACTGGCTGGACGTCAACAAGAAGGGCGCCAAAGAATACCTTCAAGGCTATATCAGGTTCCTGGCCGAGCAGGGCGCTTCCTTCCTGCGCGTCGATTTTCTCTCCTGGTATGAATCGGGCTACGACCAGGGCCTCGGCCAGATCGGAACAGGCCACGATTCGGATACGGAATACGCCAAAGCGCTGCAGTGGATGGACGAAGCCTCCGCTGAGAACCATATGTACCTCAGCCTGGTCATGCCGGATCTGAAGGGCCATGGCAAGTATGAGCAGCAGTTCGGCGACATGATCCGCATCGACGAGGACGTCTTCAGCGGCGGCTGGGATCATACGAGCGGACGCCGCCAGAACTGGACGGCCAGCTGGTCGCAGTGGGCCAACTCCTTCCAGGGCTTCACGGGATTCTCCGATATTTCGGGCCGCGGATCGATGATTAACGACGGCGACTTCCTGCGCCTGAACACCTATAGCGGCCAATACGCCGACAACGAGCGGAAGACGGCTCTGTCACTGTTCACGATGGCGGGCTCACCGATTACGATCGCCGACCAGTACGATACCATCGGGGACAATGCCAAATTCTATCAGAATCCGGAACTGATCGAGCTGAACAAATCGGGCTTGGCGGGCAAGCCGATCTATTATTCCGATGAGCATTACAAGAACAACGCCAGCCGTGACAGCGAGCGGTGGGCCGGACAGCTGCCGGACGGCACATGGGCTGTCGCCCTGTTCAACCGCAGCGACGAGTCCAAGGCGCTCTCGATGAATTTTGTCAAAGAGCTGGGAATTGCTGACGGAGCCTATGTCCGCGATATTTGGGAGCACAAAGACCTTGGATACAAGGCACTCTTCTCCAAGACGCTGGAGCCGCATGACGCGGTCGTGCTCAAGCTGATTCCGAAGACGGCCTCCAAATCGTATCAGGCGGAAGTGGCTTCGTATCAGGGCGGAGCGATCTTTGGCAATGATGCGGCGGGCTACCAGGGCTTTGGCTATATCGCCGGGCTTGAGCACAAAGGCGCCAAGCTGACCTTTGCCGTCAGTGTTCCGCAGGATGGAAATTATCCGCTCAATGTCCGCTATGCCAACGGAAATGAAGCGGACGGTTCTCTGGCGGTTACTGTGGAGGATATTGCCGGCAGCCCGGTCGATTCGGACACGGTGACTTTCAAATCGCTGGGTAAATCGGCTTGGGATAAGTGGAGCAGCGCGGAGAAGACGATTTCGCTGAAAAAAGGAACGAATCTGATCACGCTGGCGCAAACGGAGGACAGCGCGGGTTCGGTTCATATCGACTCGATTTCCTTCAGCTCCGGAACCGGCCAACTGATCAACGGTGATTTCGAAACGGGCAATGAGACCGGCTGGAGCGTAGATACGCAGGGTACTACCATCTGGCACGGCGTGGATACCAATGATGCCTATGCCGGTCACAAGCAGTATCTGTACTCCCCGGATGCGGGCGGAAAAGCGGTCTCCCAGCAGAGAATTACCAGCCTGAAGAACGGACATTACACATTGTCGGCCATGGTCAAGCTGATGCCGCACACCGACCCGACATTTGCGGGCGGAAAAGCGAAAATGATCATTTCCCAGCCGGGCAAAGATGATGTCACGGTGGATATTACGCCTAGCCTGAAGGATGGAGTCCCATCCACAGGCAAGACGAAATGGGATGCGGGCGATTTTCAGTACAAGGAATTCAAAGTCGAAGCGGATATTACCGAGCAGGAAGCGACGGTAAAATTCATTCTGGAAGCTCCCAAGCCGGATACTTCCATGCAGATCGACAACGTGAAATTTACATCCGAGGAATCGGCGGCTGAGACTTTGTCCGTAGCCTTGTACAATCCGAGCTTTGACGAAGGCTTCGCCGGATGGAGCCGCACGAACATGACGCATCAGGCGATTACGCGGGACGGGGATAACGCTTTTACGCAAATCGGCGGCGCAAGCGACTACTCCTCCGATATTTGGCAGTTCGGCAATGCGCCGGCAGACGGCGTGTATCAGCTGACGCTGAAGACCCGCAAGACCGGTGAGCTCGGCAAAGCCCAGGTCTACGTAACGTATTCCGGCGGTACCAAGACGCTTGATATTCCGGCCGGGGCGGAATTTACGGAGCTGAAGCTGCCGAATATTCAGCTGGCCATGAATGAAGTGGTCAAGGTCGGCGTGATCTCCGAAGGCAAAGCGGGCAGCAGCTTAAGCATCGACGACTTCTTGCTGCAGAAGGATAATGACCAGCAGTATAAGGATGTTACCTTCGTTAACAGCCTGTCGGAAACCGATCCGTACCAGGTATCCGCAGACGGACGGGCGGTTGTGCTGAATTCGCAGGGCAGTGCGAAGGTGAAGCTTGAATTCGTGAAAGCCGATACGGCCAAGGTGTGGATGGAGCCGACCGGCACGTTTGCCAAGAAGGATACCTTTGTGGTGGACAGCGAGCAGGGCTCCGTAATCCCATCCGTTAAAGATATGGGTGATGAAGGCTATATTTTGATTCAGACGGACGCCTTGAGCATCCGCGCCTACAAGTCGCCGTTCCGCCTGGCTTACTATGACGCTTCGAACACCAAGCTGCTCTCGGAGCAGGTTGGCGGCGCAGGCTTCGGGTATGACGGTGACACCGGCGTATACAGCGAGATGGCTCTGGCTCAGGATGAGCATTTCTTCGGGCTCGGCATGGACCGCGACGCGCAGTCGTTCGACCGTCTGGGCAAGAAGGTGGTTATGAACAATGCAATGACCGGAGGCTATGGCGGCAATACCTCCGATGTTTCCAGCACGTTCTTTACGAGCACGAAGGGGTATGGGCTTTATTTTGACAATACGTACGAAAATGTGACCTTCGACTTGGGTGCTGCAGATGCCGGAAAATACAGCTTCAGCGCGCCGAACGGGGAAATGCTCTACTATTTCATAGCCGGCGACACCGGCGGTTCCCTGAACAGCATCATGAAGAGCTTCTCCAGCCTGACCGGCACCGCTCCGATTCCGCCAATGTGGGCGCTGGGCTATATGCAATCCAGATTCGGCTACAGAAGCTGGAACGAAGTGGACGGCATCGTGGATACCTTCCGCAGCAAGGATATTCCGCTCGACTCCATGGTGCTGGATGTATACTGGGCGAAGAAAAATCATTATTTCGATATGACCTGGAACGATGATCCGGCGCAGGATTTTTCGAGTCCAAAGGCCAATATGGCCGAGCTGCAGGAAAAAGGCGTGAACATCGTAACCATCGTCGATCCTTATATCCAGGTAACAGCTTCCAACTTTAAAGAAGGCGACAGCAAAGGTTATTTCGTCAAGGACGCTTCCGGCAAAACAGTCATTTACCCGGCCTGGTACGGTAAAGCGGGACTGATCGACTTCACGAATCCCGAAGCGGCCAAGTGGTACAGCTCCCAGGTGAAAAAGCTGCATGATGCCGGCGTGAAGGGCTACTGGATCGACCTTAACGAACCGGAACAGCCAACCGACTCGTTAAGAGACCAGTTCGCTGCGGGCAGCGCGGCGGAAATAACGAACGTGTACGCATTGAATGAGGCCAAAGCGTTCTATGACGGTCAGCGCAGCTATACCGGCGACCGGGTCTGGACGCTGGCAAGATCTGGATTTACCGGCATCCAGCAGTACGGCACTACCGTCTGGAGCGGTGACATCGACGCCAGCTGGGTTTCCTTCTCGCATCAGCTGCAGCTGGGTCTCAGCGCGGCGGCATCGGGCATCTCCTATTTCACTAACGACACCGGCGGATTTAATGGCAAGCCTTCGCCGGAGCTGTACACCCGCTGGATGCAGGCGGCTTCCTTAATGCCAATCTTCCGGTCGCATGTGGCTCTCGGCGACAATCCTTCGGACCCGACCAATATCCGGGAACCGTGGGCATTCGGAGCCGAAGCGGAAGCTTCGGTGACGAAAGCGATCAATCAGCGCTATCAGCTGCTGCCGTACATTTATTCCACCGCCAAGCAGACAGCGGACGGCGAAGCTTCGCTGATGAAGCCGCTCGTTATGGATTATGCGAACGACAGCAATGTATATAACATTCAGGATCAATGGATGTTCGGTGGCTCCATTATGGCTGCGCCGGTAAATAAGGAAGGCGCATCTCAAAGAATGGTGTATCTGCCAAGCGGAACCTGGTATGACTGGAACTCCGAGCAGAAATTTAATGGAGGACATGAAATTACGTACAATGCCGATCTGAATACCATTCCGATGCTGGTGAAGGAAGGCGCCATTATTCCGACACGAGCGGTTCAGGACTTCGCGGAGCAGACGCCGGCTAGCGAATTGACGCTCAAAGTATATCCGTTAACCAGCGGAGAAACTTCCAGCTTCACGCTATATGAGGATGACGGCAGCACGTACGCTTACGAGAAAGGCCAATCTGCGGCAACCGAGATCAAGGCAAGTGCTCAGGCTGACAAAGTGTCGCTGAATATCGCGGCAATTAACGGCAGCTACACTGGTAAGGTCGAAAGCCGAGTATGGGCTTCTGAAGTGAAGATCGGAGCCGAAGATAAGGACGTCTACTCGGTCAAACGGAACGGCAAAGAACTGACAGAGGTTGGCTCGAAAGAGGCCGTTCAAGCAGGCCATGATGTCTGGTTCTATGATGCGGCTGCCCATAAGCTGTATTTCCGGACGGCCGAGGCAGCAACCTCCGAAGCGCAGCAGATTTCAGCTTCGCTTACAGGTAGAGGCGCACCGAGCATCAAGGACGTGACGCTGGACGCAGCCATGCACCGCGCCGGCAGCGCAAAGGACGTACAGATTGTCGTTCATACAGCCAACGTCACTGACGGAACGGCTGTCAAAGCCGTACTGCTGAAAAACGCCCTGCCCTATGCGGGGGTTCCGGCGGCATCCGGCTCTATTACGGGCGGTACAGCGAACCTGACGCTGTCCCTTCCGGCCACACTGCCTGCGGGTCCGTACCAGATCCGGGTCGAAGAGGGAAGCGTATCGTATACGCTGGATTACACGGTGCTGAAGAGAATGGAAGACAGCTTCAAGATGGAGCCTTCGTTCAACATGAATAAGCTTGAAGCCGGCAAATATCTGGATGCCAAGGTCAAAGTTACGAACGCTTTGTCCGAAGACAAGCAAGTGCTGATTATCGCTGCGCTTTATGACGGGAACGGCGGACTGAAGATGGTTAACCACGCTTACAGCTCCTCCCTGGTCAAAGCGGGTCAGACCCTGCAGCTGAACGCAGGCTTCCAGCTTCCTGCAAGTGTGGCGGGATTCAAGGTCAAGCTGATGGTTTGGGAAGGCGAGGATCTGATGAACACCACCATGATGCCTCTGGCAGACGTAGTAGAGTTGACCCCTTGA